The Haemorhous mexicanus isolate bHaeMex1 chromosome 5, bHaeMex1.pri, whole genome shotgun sequence genome contains a region encoding:
- the CAPZA3 gene encoding LOW QUALITY PROTEIN: F-actin-capping protein subunit alpha-3 (The sequence of the model RefSeq protein was modified relative to this genomic sequence to represent the inferred CDS: inserted 4 bases in 3 codons; deleted 1 base in 1 codon; substituted 1 base at 1 genomic stop codon): MVAVLQPPHCSGIASPCWVHSGLLMPLCAVGVPRNWGQCPPGDFGQLVQXLSALVRGDKLVRQEVTSTSSPPKNRSTVLPTHCCSLRGTPFFGPWGTSRLHRILLQTNCFKIASFHVAVSKXLSETVNVTDQRQFATGFMQLVKAEDNKFCIGILENIQVLSEDIXGENLSRXFPVTHTFMDWNKLWNDQHLNIKVSNAEVFQCLLKYYL, translated from the exons ATGgtggctgtgctccagccccctcACTGCAGTGGCATTGCCAGCCCTTGCTGGGTTCACAGTGGGCTCCTCATGCCCCTGTGTGCTGTTGGAGTGCCACGGAAC TGGGGCCAGTGTCCTCCTGGGGACTTTGGCCAGCttgtcc gtctctctgctCTGGTGCGAGGTGACAAGCTGGTGAGGCAGGAGGTCACCTCAACAtcttcccccccaaaaaacaggaGCACTGTGCTACCAACCCACTGCTGCAGCTTGAGGGGAACCCCCTTCTTTGGGCCTTGGGGAACCAGCCGGCTCCACA GGATTCTTCTCCAGACAAACTGCTTCAAAATTGCCAGCTTTCATGTAGCTGTCAGCAA CCTGAGTGAGACTGTAAATGTGACAGACCAAAGGCAGTTTGCCACAGGTTTTATGCAACTTGTGAAAGCCGAGGACAACAAGTTTTGTATTGGCATTCTGGAAAACATTCAGGTTTTGTCAGAGGATATATGAGGGGAAAATCTGTCGA AATTCCCTGTTACTCACACTTTTATGGACTGGAAT AAACTATGGAACGATCAGCATCTGAACATCAAGGTCTCTAATGCTGAAGTCTTTCAATGCTTGCTGAAATACTATCTTTGA